The following coding sequences lie in one Candidatus Eremiobacterota bacterium genomic window:
- the fliI gene encoding flagellar protein export ATPase FliI, with amino-acid sequence MAGTATRTFDAARYLEELADADLVRTNGKVSQVIGTVIESNGPPMAIGETASITYRRTAQPVLAEAVGFRGAKVLLMPLGELGGIAAGSGVIALGKPLQVGLSSALLGRVLDGLGRPIDGLGPLVDARRAEVGGTPPSAMHRRRVTEPLGVGVRGIDGLLTVGKGQRVGIFAGSGVGKSTVLGMIARNTAADVNVIALVGERGKEVRDFLERDLGEAGLKRSVVIVATSDQPALVRIKAAFVATRIAEFFRDQGLDVMLMMDSVTRFAMAQREVGLAIGEPTTTRGYTPSVFALLPKLLERTGTSEHGTITALYTVLVDGDDMNEPIADAVRAILDGHIVLSRKLAAANHYPAIDVLASVSRVMPDVAPPSHLAGASTVRDILATYRDAEDLINIGAYVAGSNPRVDHALARIDQVRAFLRQGIYERATYDDAQRGVMALG; translated from the coding sequence GTGGCCGGCACGGCCACGCGCACGTTCGACGCGGCGCGCTATCTTGAAGAGCTTGCGGACGCCGATCTGGTGCGCACCAACGGCAAGGTCAGCCAGGTGATCGGCACCGTGATCGAGTCGAACGGGCCGCCGATGGCGATCGGCGAGACGGCGTCGATCACGTACCGCCGCACCGCGCAGCCCGTCCTCGCCGAAGCGGTCGGTTTCCGGGGCGCGAAAGTTTTGTTGATGCCGCTCGGCGAGCTGGGCGGGATCGCCGCCGGCTCGGGCGTGATCGCGCTCGGCAAGCCGTTGCAAGTCGGCCTCTCGAGCGCGCTGCTCGGGCGCGTCCTCGACGGGCTCGGCCGCCCGATCGACGGGCTCGGGCCGCTCGTCGACGCGCGGCGCGCCGAAGTCGGCGGAACGCCGCCCTCCGCGATGCACCGCCGCCGCGTCACCGAGCCGCTCGGCGTCGGGGTGCGCGGGATCGACGGTTTGCTCACCGTCGGCAAAGGCCAGCGCGTCGGCATTTTCGCCGGCTCCGGCGTCGGGAAGTCGACGGTGCTCGGAATGATCGCGCGCAACACCGCGGCCGACGTCAACGTGATCGCGCTGGTCGGCGAGCGCGGCAAAGAGGTGCGCGACTTCCTCGAGCGCGACCTCGGCGAAGCGGGCTTGAAGCGCTCGGTCGTGATCGTCGCGACCTCCGATCAACCGGCGCTGGTGCGCATCAAGGCGGCCTTCGTCGCGACCCGGATCGCCGAGTTCTTCCGCGACCAAGGCCTGGACGTGATGCTGATGATGGACAGCGTCACGCGCTTCGCAATGGCGCAGCGCGAGGTCGGCCTGGCGATCGGCGAGCCGACGACGACGCGCGGCTACACGCCGTCGGTGTTCGCGCTGCTGCCCAAGCTGCTCGAGCGCACCGGCACGTCGGAGCACGGGACGATCACCGCGCTCTACACGGTGCTGGTCGACGGCGACGACATGAACGAGCCGATCGCGGACGCCGTGCGCGCGATCCTCGACGGGCACATCGTCCTCTCCCGCAAGCTCGCCGCTGCGAACCACTATCCCGCGATCGACGTCCTGGCCTCGGTCAGCCGCGTGATGCCCGACGTCGCGCCGCCCTCGCACCTGGCCGGCGCCTCGACCGTGCGCGACATCCTCGCGACCTATCGCGACGCCGAAGACTTGATCAACATCGGTGCCTACGTGGCCGGCTCGAACCCGCGCGTCGACCACGCGCTCGCGCGCATCGACCAAGTCCGCGCGTTCCTGCGCCAAGGCATCTACGAGCGCGCCACCTACGACGACGCCCAGCGCGGCGTCATGGCCCTAGGATAA
- the fliJ gene encoding flagellar export protein FliJ, which translates to MKFHFRLDPVLGHRERIEQERAGEHAQALADQLAAQRAYDEIVEKRDALREQLVREHARFDAETLRTTYAHLDYLDRAIVAAGQRVDACIAQTERARQRLVDAAKDRKVLETLKERRREAFALDVALADQRELDDQNARLFERANPFEGLSP; encoded by the coding sequence ATGAAGTTCCATTTCAGGCTCGATCCCGTGCTGGGGCATCGCGAGCGCATCGAGCAAGAGCGCGCGGGCGAGCACGCGCAGGCGCTGGCGGATCAGCTCGCGGCGCAGCGCGCGTACGACGAGATCGTCGAGAAGCGCGACGCGCTGCGCGAGCAGCTCGTGCGCGAGCACGCGCGGTTCGACGCCGAGACGCTGCGCACGACCTACGCACACCTCGACTACCTCGACCGCGCGATCGTCGCGGCCGGGCAGCGGGTCGACGCGTGCATCGCGCAGACCGAGCGCGCGCGGCAGCGGCTGGTGGACGCCGCCAAAGACCGCAAGGTCCTGGAGACGCTGAAGGAGCGCCGCCGCGAGGCGTTCGCGCTCGACGTCGCGCTGGCAGACCAGCGCGAGCTCGACGACCAGAACGCGCGCCTGTTCGAGCGCGCGAATCCCTTCGAAGGACTCTCGCCGTGA